TCGTGTAGAGGTTTTTTGTTCAAGGAATCCTACTTTGTTTAAGCAACCTATTTGATTTTATGCCCCAAAGGACCATCTTTTTTTATCAAATGTTTAATGTCTTCATATTTGATTCTAACCGTAGGAGGAGCAAGGTAATAAGGACCAGCCTCATAACGGTTGTAGATAAATTCAATATGATCGCCTTCAAGCAAAAAATGATTTGCCAGTACAAATTTCTCGTTATCATTCATTGAGTACCCGTGATCACTGATGGTTTTTCCATCCTCTATTTCATTTAACTTTCTAAAAACCTTTGTGGCTATCTTTTTCATTTCTGGCAAATAATCAGGCACCATTATATCGTCCAGGGTAAGCTCTTTCCCCGTATTGATGTCAAAGTTAGCGGCACCCGCAGAACTAAACCCATGGGCCCCACCACCATAGCCTTCCATCATATAAATTATGCTGGCTATATTTTTATGCTCACGAAAAAACAACCGACTATTGGTATACCAAGTACTGTTGGCACTACGCTCTTTTAAGGCATCGGCAAAGCCTTTTACAAAACGATTGGCCTCTTTTGTTAGGTCTGACTCCTTGGTCACACCCAATGGTGTACCTCTGCCCAGAAAGTCAAGTATTTTTTTGTTGATACTGTCTTTTAATGTCTCTGAAGGGGCTTGGGTGACTTTTACGTAGTCAAACAACATATAAGGACAGTCACTCTTTTTACTTTTATAATTACAGTTTTCATAGCTTTTCACTACCTTCTTTTTTTTAGTTTTTATCTTTCGGTTGAGCGGCAATGCCTTGGCTTCATTATATGATACAATTTTATGCTCATCATTAAACTCCATCTCTGCCAACATGCGGGTTTGGTAGTTGCCCCAGTTTATGTTGATAGGCACAGTTGCCTTCTTGCCTTCTACTTGCAACTGATCTAGTTCTGCATAATAGTCTACAAACCTTTTTGTGGTTAAAAAGCGGTTTATTTCTTTGGCAATGGCTTCATTGCTGGTGTTTTTCATGCCAATGTATCGCTTTACATCACTAGCAAACAAAGTTTTAACATCTGTATAAGCGTAGCTGTTAAGCTTGTTACAATACTCTTTGATTATCTCTGCTATCTTGGGGTTGGCATTACTGTTACTATTGCTGCCACCTTCGCTACTTTGTTCGCCTTCGTTGTTATTGGCTGTACCTTCAGTATTATTTTTCTTTGAGGTATCAGTCGAGTCAGCGTTTTTAGACTTGCCGCCACCACCACAGTTGGTCAGCCCGCTTAATAGTGCACAACATATCATTAAAGTATAAGTGTATTTTCGCATCATGAGTTGTATTTTTAGGTTTATAGATTGACTTTTCAATAAATGCTATTTTGAACGCCATTGTTTTTCCAAGTAATAACAAGCCCTAAGCGTATGAAAGCGATTGCTCACTAACAAAACTATAAACCCTTAAAATAAGTAGCTTATATACTTTTTAGTTGCTATTAGAACAGAGGCTGGTTTGACTCTTATTACCTAAAGCGCCAATATGTATTGGCATCGAAGGACTTGAAGTTTACACCTGTTATGAACTATCAACAATTTAATGTTTTTTATTGCTGGCACCGTCTTAAGCCCCATATTTTTCATAGAGCAGCTTGCCCAGGGTTACAATATCATCGTGGCGCGCTAATACATTATGCCAGCGTGGAGGCACATCTTGCATACCATAATACAAGCCCGCCAAACCACCTGTAATA
This region of Microscilla marina ATCC 23134 genomic DNA includes:
- a CDS encoding RsiV family protein yields the protein MMRKYTYTLMICCALLSGLTNCGGGGKSKNADSTDTSKKNNTEGTANNNEGEQSSEGGSNSNSNANPKIAEIIKEYCNKLNSYAYTDVKTLFASDVKRYIGMKNTSNEAIAKEINRFLTTKRFVDYYAELDQLQVEGKKATVPININWGNYQTRMLAEMEFNDEHKIVSYNEAKALPLNRKIKTKKKKVVKSYENCNYKSKKSDCPYMLFDYVKVTQAPSETLKDSINKKILDFLGRGTPLGVTKESDLTKEANRFVKGFADALKERSANSTWYTNSRLFFREHKNIASIIYMMEGYGGGAHGFSSAGAANFDINTGKELTLDDIMVPDYLPEMKKIATKVFRKLNEIEDGKTISDHGYSMNDNEKFVLANHFLLEGDHIEFIYNRYEAGPYYLAPPTVRIKYEDIKHLIKKDGPLGHKIK